A genomic stretch from uncultured Pseudodesulfovibrio sp. includes:
- a CDS encoding twin-arginine translocation signal domain-containing protein encodes MSNDHLNRRDFLKLGAVAGAALAVSTVPAQAFAAPSRISLNECIEMTPVAMAEVSAPVSASWRSIKLAAAEIRNPTIRNRVEAILDNPAPTVTKGLGRSDKKSIYKELTTQGFLLDVKENDFLPPVKDGSKASQPFYSAPGSGYQSHHSYPGGLATHTDLNVRVSMALYDGYRGVYDYLLDRDVVIAAQILHDLHKPWVFQWNTNGESRTELTIGGTGEHHTLSIAESIVRGLPAEVCVAQACAHNHPRTPKDEASVVGWIQAASILAGVDPVKRGLLENGGKTLPLPRRQEGFVTHLGDHDWVLTVPAAQWIIPIMKKIALRDYGISESDLKNKPFNQFRNYVFSQATIMSLYETYAARGEAELTRTVHSIVTPA; translated from the coding sequence ATGTCCAATGACCATCTGAACCGTCGTGACTTTCTGAAACTCGGAGCCGTGGCAGGTGCCGCTCTTGCCGTCAGCACAGTGCCAGCACAAGCTTTTGCTGCCCCATCCCGCATATCTTTGAACGAATGTATTGAAATGACCCCGGTTGCCATGGCCGAGGTTTCGGCGCCGGTCTCCGCATCATGGAGGTCAATCAAACTCGCTGCCGCCGAAATACGCAATCCGACTATCCGCAATCGCGTGGAAGCAATTCTCGATAACCCCGCTCCCACTGTGACCAAAGGATTGGGGCGTTCCGACAAAAAATCCATTTACAAGGAACTGACCACCCAAGGATTCCTCTTGGATGTGAAGGAAAACGACTTCCTGCCACCAGTGAAGGATGGTTCCAAAGCCTCCCAGCCGTTTTACTCTGCTCCGGGCAGCGGTTACCAAAGTCATCACTCCTACCCCGGTGGCCTGGCAACGCATACCGATCTCAATGTCCGGGTTTCCATGGCTCTTTATGACGGCTACCGAGGCGTGTACGACTACCTGCTTGATCGCGATGTGGTTATTGCAGCCCAGATCCTTCATGACCTGCACAAGCCATGGGTCTTCCAATGGAATACAAATGGTGAATCCAGAACCGAACTCACAATCGGCGGCACTGGAGAACATCATACCCTGAGCATTGCCGAGTCCATTGTACGCGGCCTGCCTGCTGAGGTCTGCGTGGCTCAAGCGTGTGCGCACAACCACCCCCGTACGCCCAAAGACGAAGCTTCGGTAGTCGGCTGGATTCAGGCAGCCTCAATCCTCGCCGGTGTGGACCCGGTCAAACGGGGACTACTTGAGAATGGCGGAAAAACCCTCCCGCTTCCCCGTCGACAGGAAGGATTTGTCACCCATCTTGGCGACCATGACTGGGTGCTGACGGTACCGGCCGCACAGTGGATTATTCCGATCATGAAGAAAATTGCACTACGTGACTATGGAATCAGCGAAAGCGACCTCAAAAACAAACCCTTCAATCAATTCCGCAACTACGTCTTCTCCCAGGCAACTATCATGTCTCTGTACGAGACATACGCAGCACGGGGTGAAGCCGAACTCACCCGCACGGTGCACTCCATCGTCACCCCGGCATAA
- a CDS encoding YggS family pyridoxal phosphate-dependent enzyme, which produces MNTRKTELIERTAKVKEDLAEAAKAAGRNPEDVSLVAVSKLHPASDIRALAESGQVDFGENYVQEALNKQEVLTDLHVHWHFIGGLQSNKAKFVAGNFGLVHSVDSRKLAQALHKKALSLNVVQDILLQVNIAGETQKSGITVDLLPQLAEDVMKMENVRLVGLMTMPPFFDEPERARPVFSRLRELREALESRLGTQLPHLSMGMTGDFIPAVQEGATLVRIGTRIFGARTPRV; this is translated from the coding sequence ATGAACACAAGAAAAACTGAATTGATTGAAAGAACAGCCAAAGTGAAAGAGGATCTGGCCGAAGCAGCAAAGGCTGCGGGTCGGAACCCGGAAGATGTTTCATTGGTGGCGGTATCCAAACTGCACCCGGCTTCGGATATTCGGGCGTTGGCTGAAAGCGGACAAGTGGACTTTGGTGAAAACTATGTTCAGGAAGCACTGAACAAGCAGGAAGTACTGACAGATCTTCATGTACATTGGCACTTTATTGGTGGGCTGCAATCCAACAAGGCTAAATTCGTAGCCGGAAATTTCGGACTGGTTCACAGCGTGGATTCTCGTAAACTGGCCCAGGCGTTGCATAAAAAGGCATTGAGCCTCAACGTGGTTCAAGACATACTTCTTCAGGTCAATATCGCCGGAGAAACTCAAAAGTCTGGAATCACAGTTGATTTACTGCCACAATTGGCTGAAGACGTCATGAAAATGGAAAACGTACGCCTTGTCGGATTGATGACAATGCCCCCGTTTTTCGATGAACCGGAACGAGCTCGACCTGTTTTTTCCCGTTTACGCGAGTTGCGGGAAGCGCTGGAAAGCCGTCTCGGTACGCAATTGCCGCATCTGTCCATGGGCATGACCGGGGATTTCATCCCGGCGGTACAGGAAGGTGCGACCTTGGTGCGGATAGGAACACGAATTTTCGGGGCACGGACTCCGAGAGTATAA
- a CDS encoding MotA/TolQ/ExbB proton channel family protein gives MDLGTIIGIVLSFGLVLSAIMTGSSLIIFVSVPSLLIVVGGTIGAGLVNYPMNYVIGVVGVIKNTFFSSLDAPSEVIERFKDYANRARREGILSLEPLIKEIDDDYMRKGLQLTVDGLEPQTIQEILETEISYLAERHATGADVVAALGTLAPAMGMIGTVIGLVQMLQTMSDPSSIGPAMAVALLTTLYGAIIANLILNPMAGKLKARSKEEILLREMIMEGILSISKGENPRIIEEKLNSYLPPKDRIISE, from the coding sequence ATGGATCTCGGAACCATAATTGGCATTGTTCTCTCATTCGGACTGGTGCTGTCGGCCATCATGACAGGTTCCAGCCTGATCATCTTTGTTTCCGTACCGTCACTGCTCATCGTTGTGGGCGGCACTATCGGTGCCGGTCTGGTCAACTATCCCATGAACTATGTCATCGGCGTTGTCGGGGTTATCAAGAATACGTTCTTTTCCAGCCTGGACGCTCCTTCCGAAGTCATTGAACGATTCAAAGACTACGCCAACCGCGCACGCCGCGAAGGTATTCTGTCTCTGGAACCGCTCATCAAGGAAATTGACGACGACTACATGCGCAAAGGGTTGCAGCTCACCGTTGACGGCCTTGAACCGCAGACCATTCAGGAAATTCTCGAAACCGAAATTTCATACCTTGCTGAACGGCACGCCACCGGCGCGGACGTTGTGGCTGCACTCGGCACCCTGGCCCCGGCCATGGGCATGATCGGTACCGTTATCGGTCTGGTTCAGATGCTTCAGACCATGTCTGATCCGTCCTCCATCGGCCCGGCCATGGCCGTTGCATTGCTGACCACCCTCTACGGCGCGATCATAGCCAACCTCATCCTCAACCCCATGGCAGGCAAGCTCAAGGCCCGCAGCAAGGAAGAGATCCTGCTCCGGGAAATGATCATGGAAGGCATCCTGTCCATCTCCAAAGGCGAGAACCCGCGCATCATCGAGGAAAAATTGAACAGCTACCTGCCCCCCAAGGACAGGATTATTTCGGAATAG
- a CDS encoding flagellar motor protein MotB, giving the protein MAKKEKKLVCEEIPPWMVTFADVMTLMLTFFILLVSMSTVDQRRKLVALGSIIGTFGFNQASYEVFSKKDTKKTVEPGPMDTGDLEPLKELKWENVDDDINFSSNRFVQILSINARLLFGPDGFTLSPEGIATMDSFLPLLQQVRYPLLLAGHTSELRDERGLNYQPDDAHQNPDLSWRLSLNRSLALYQYLLDNGISADMLRVEAFGKFRPHYPQNSAENRSRNRRVDIVLDKRSNQLGEQLIQAAPVEEKRTDMLKIDGFEFDVSTPKELE; this is encoded by the coding sequence ATGGCCAAAAAAGAAAAAAAACTCGTCTGCGAAGAGATTCCCCCGTGGATGGTCACGTTCGCCGATGTCATGACGCTGATGCTGACCTTCTTCATCCTGCTGGTCTCCATGTCCACCGTGGACCAGCGACGCAAACTCGTTGCCCTTGGCTCTATCATCGGCACCTTTGGCTTCAACCAGGCCAGTTACGAAGTCTTTTCCAAGAAAGACACCAAGAAAACCGTTGAACCCGGCCCCATGGACACTGGCGACCTTGAGCCGCTCAAGGAACTCAAATGGGAAAACGTTGATGACGACATCAATTTCAGCTCAAACCGTTTCGTCCAGATTCTGAGCATCAATGCCCGCCTGCTCTTCGGCCCGGACGGATTCACTTTGTCCCCGGAAGGCATCGCCACCATGGATAGTTTCCTGCCTTTACTGCAACAGGTGCGCTATCCGTTGCTTCTCGCCGGACACACTTCGGAACTCCGAGACGAACGGGGTCTCAACTACCAACCAGATGACGCTCACCAGAATCCCGATCTTTCATGGAGACTGTCCCTGAACCGTTCACTCGCCCTGTATCAATACCTGCTGGACAATGGAATCAGTGCCGATATGCTCCGAGTGGAGGCCTTTGGCAAATTCCGTCCGCACTATCCGCAGAACTCGGCTGAAAACCGCAGTCGCAACCGGCGCGTTGATATTGTTCTCGACAAACGCTCAAACCAGTTGGGAGAACAACTCATCCAGGCCGCACCCGTTGAAGAAAAGCGGACCGACATGCTAAAAATCGACGGTTTTGAATTCGATGTCTCCACCCCAAAGGAGCTGGAGTAG
- a CDS encoding OmpA family protein → MGKKKKKEVCAPLALWLITFSDLMTLLLTFFVLLLTMASMDNAILTTVTLTTADLGLLDKRGSGRVTAKERMVIDLMEKPWEVLDKKDRLKDLLFPDDILPEEIEKSDLDKNLDVLAKPDGVALVFTDGILFSPGTSELSDKGRFLISRLVPMMTHTEAPINVAGYTDTSDNTESPLQLSGDRALSVLAYLVERGVPNKRFSLSAYGGNFPVVNELGFPTDSPKNRRVEILLKTARPIGGYQ, encoded by the coding sequence ATGGGCAAAAAGAAGAAAAAGGAAGTCTGCGCGCCTTTGGCCCTCTGGCTGATCACATTCTCGGACCTGATGACGCTCCTGCTCACGTTTTTCGTGCTTCTTCTGACGATGGCTTCCATGGACAACGCCATTCTTACCACAGTGACCCTAACAACCGCGGACCTCGGCCTTCTGGACAAGCGCGGCTCAGGTCGGGTGACCGCCAAGGAACGAATGGTCATCGACCTCATGGAAAAACCCTGGGAAGTCCTTGATAAGAAGGACCGCCTCAAGGACTTGCTGTTCCCGGACGACATCCTGCCCGAAGAAATCGAGAAATCGGACCTCGACAAGAATCTCGACGTCCTGGCAAAGCCGGACGGGGTCGCCCTGGTCTTCACAGATGGCATCCTGTTCTCTCCAGGCACCAGCGAACTGTCCGACAAAGGCCGGTTTCTCATATCCCGGCTCGTACCCATGATGACCCATACGGAAGCTCCCATTAACGTCGCCGGATATACCGATACGTCAGACAATACCGAGTCCCCGTTACAACTTTCAGGCGACCGGGCCTTGTCTGTACTCGCATATCTCGTGGAGCGGGGCGTCCCGAACAAACGTTTTTCGCTGTCAGCCTATGGCGGCAACTTTCCGGTGGTCAATGAACTCGGGTTCCCTACTGACTCACCCAAAAATCGACGAGTGGAGATACTGCTCAAGACAGCCCGCCCCATCGGCGGCTACCAGTAG
- a CDS encoding flagellar basal body-associated protein FliL yields the protein MADEELTQGEEKKKGGMLKWIIILVVLIALGVGGYFGYTMFFAAPDENATSEETGDTQTPLENLEGQLVPLPTFLVNLADPLGRRYLKLGIEVEVRDADAQTALAKYEAKVKDTLLLLLSSKTYDGLSTMKAKVELKQEIADRLNQILGNGSVLRVYITEMVIQ from the coding sequence ATGGCTGATGAAGAACTGACGCAGGGAGAGGAAAAGAAAAAAGGCGGAATGCTCAAGTGGATTATCATCCTAGTGGTGCTGATTGCTCTGGGTGTCGGCGGATATTTCGGATATACCATGTTCTTTGCCGCGCCTGACGAAAATGCCACCAGTGAAGAGACTGGCGACACGCAAACGCCTCTGGAGAACCTGGAAGGCCAGCTCGTCCCGCTGCCGACTTTCCTGGTAAACCTTGCAGACCCGCTGGGGCGTAGGTATCTCAAGCTCGGTATCGAAGTAGAAGTCCGAGACGCCGATGCTCAGACTGCTCTGGCGAAGTATGAAGCCAAGGTTAAAGACACCTTGCTTTTACTGCTTTCAAGCAAGACATACGATGGTCTCTCCACAATGAAAGCCAAAGTGGAACTCAAACAGGAAATAGCTGACAGACTCAACCAGATTCTCGGAAACGGCAGTGTGCTCAGAGTCTACATTACGGAAATGGTTATCCAGTAG
- the fliN gene encoding flagellar motor switch protein FliN — translation MAEDQDKLAQEWADALLDGDGDTSSNSDDPLAGLENITDPSDAGSADVRQDDDALADEWAAALAETEQAEVKHEKEQAFLSTQTHDYELPDMGPDAKAGSSSGKRDLDFILDIPLDVSAELGRTKLLINELLQLGQGSVVELNKLAGEPLEIYVNGKLVARGEAVVINEKFGIRLTDIISPIERVKQLG, via the coding sequence ATGGCTGAAGACCAAGATAAACTTGCACAGGAATGGGCAGACGCCCTGCTGGACGGCGACGGTGATACATCGTCCAATTCTGATGACCCGCTTGCCGGATTGGAGAACATCACCGACCCATCAGACGCAGGCAGTGCCGATGTCAGACAGGACGACGATGCCCTGGCTGACGAATGGGCAGCAGCTCTGGCCGAAACCGAGCAGGCAGAAGTCAAACACGAAAAAGAGCAGGCGTTCCTTTCGACCCAGACCCATGACTATGAACTCCCTGACATGGGGCCGGACGCCAAGGCCGGTAGTTCTTCGGGCAAGCGAGACCTGGACTTCATCCTGGACATCCCACTGGATGTTTCCGCCGAACTCGGCCGTACGAAACTGCTCATAAACGAGCTGCTTCAGTTGGGACAGGGATCCGTCGTCGAATTAAACAAACTGGCTGGTGAGCCCCTTGAAATCTATGTCAACGGCAAGCTGGTCGCACGCGGCGAGGCCGTTGTCATCAACGAAAAATTTGGCATCCGCCTGACGGATATCATCAGCCCCATCGAACGAGTGAAACAACTTGGCTAG
- the fliO gene encoding flagellar biosynthetic protein FliO: MASTTVTETVATPMQLPAVDSGTTILSTAGYLFLLLGVIFLAYYLLKRFGVPAAFMSGQNGPRLISRLMLGNRHSVAVVRYRDKDLLLGVTDNGISLLSEDEADESHDPVTPTKSFASFLKRSTDNEE; encoded by the coding sequence TTGGCTAGCACGACCGTCACAGAAACAGTGGCAACCCCCATGCAACTTCCAGCAGTGGACTCCGGGACAACTATCCTGAGCACTGCGGGATACCTGTTTCTTCTGCTCGGCGTCATTTTTCTGGCATATTATCTGCTCAAACGATTCGGTGTTCCCGCTGCCTTCATGTCCGGGCAGAACGGACCGCGCCTGATCAGTAGGCTCATGCTCGGCAATCGTCATTCTGTAGCTGTTGTCCGGTATCGTGATAAGGATCTGCTGCTCGGAGTGACAGATAACGGCATCTCACTGCTCAGTGAAGATGAGGCGGACGAATCACACGATCCAGTCACCCCGACCAAGAGTTTTGCCTCATTCCTGAAAAGGAGCACAGACAATGAGGAGTAA
- the fliP gene encoding flagellar type III secretion system pore protein FliP (The bacterial flagellar biogenesis protein FliP forms a type III secretion system (T3SS)-type pore required for flagellar assembly.) translates to MRSNRGRITAFILIALAGVLLPALAFGQAPTIPKLTMELAAGQADPQEISTLLEILFLLTILSMAPAIMLTMTSFTRIIIVFHFIRQAMGTQQMPPNQVLAGLAIFMTLVIMMPVGKAINDTALQPYMSEQINFEEALNRAQVPIREFMFKHTREKDLSIFYSITKEDRPKTKEDVNTLMLIAAYTISELKTGFTIGFLIYIPFLILDMVVASILLAMGMMMLPPVMISLPFKILLFILIDGWNLLVGSLVNTFQ, encoded by the coding sequence ATGAGGAGTAACAGGGGCCGGATAACGGCATTCATCCTGATCGCCCTTGCAGGCGTCCTCCTCCCGGCCCTGGCGTTCGGCCAGGCCCCGACCATTCCAAAACTCACCATGGAACTGGCCGCAGGGCAGGCAGATCCGCAGGAAATATCCACCCTGCTTGAGATCCTGTTCCTGCTCACCATCCTTTCCATGGCTCCGGCGATCATGCTGACCATGACGTCGTTCACCCGGATCATCATTGTCTTTCACTTCATTCGTCAGGCCATGGGTACGCAGCAAATGCCGCCCAACCAGGTTTTGGCAGGTCTGGCCATCTTCATGACATTGGTCATCATGATGCCCGTGGGTAAGGCTATCAACGACACCGCGCTCCAACCCTACATGAGTGAACAGATCAATTTCGAAGAAGCCCTGAACCGGGCGCAGGTTCCCATTCGCGAGTTCATGTTCAAGCACACCCGTGAAAAAGACCTGTCCATATTTTATTCGATCACCAAGGAAGACCGTCCCAAGACCAAAGAGGACGTGAACACCCTGATGTTGATCGCCGCCTACACCATTTCTGAACTCAAAACCGGATTTACCATAGGATTTCTCATCTACATCCCGTTCCTGATCCTGGACATGGTAGTCGCTTCCATTCTGCTCGCCATGGGTATGATGATGCTCCCGCCGGTTATGATATCGCTACCGTTCAAGATACTGCTGTTTATTCTTATCGACGGCTGGAACCTGCTCGTGGGGTCTCTGGTAAACACGTTCCAGTGA
- the fliQ gene encoding flagellar biosynthesis protein FliQ: MTPEFVVGFARQAIEMTLIISLPMLGIGMIVGIFISIIQAATQIQEMTLTMVPKIVAIFLALLIAFPWIMDKMMSYTTNLFLNLPNYIK, from the coding sequence ATGACTCCGGAATTCGTGGTCGGCTTTGCCCGACAGGCCATTGAGATGACCCTGATTATCTCCCTTCCCATGCTGGGCATCGGCATGATTGTCGGCATTTTCATCTCCATCATCCAGGCAGCAACACAGATTCAGGAGATGACCCTGACCATGGTCCCGAAAATTGTCGCTATTTTTCTGGCCCTGCTTATCGCCTTCCCATGGATCATGGATAAAATGATGTCCTATACGACGAATCTTTTTCTGAACCTGCCGAACTACATCAAATAA
- a CDS encoding peptidoglycan-binding domain-containing protein → MRKYTVLILLVLFSLALTACKMEGLGSTPPPPPPKKVQTPEVIPVKQEQAPDDIKLVTSALIERLRGGKVAVENVTFDPAGRHAVGEKAFDYEGFDVQNVAVTGYETTVLNQGEVLVTLEGVFLFKDVINRRAGVYYAAQYVVTQRAVNITKSVVLGIPPDFPRVETFFVSETKFKAVASSLTSYMDYYLFAIENAEPMTYGEDGSKTGTKTKYFIMTFCKDRLFQESSLDMKVTSRAYGAGTKLAEAISINDSGWRILIAGGEFAPGSSRNKFYVGVTYKQDPTGYLPAVVIGEFANVKEDRNEAPPAPVTATPATAPAPVAAPAPVAAPAPVAAPAPVAAPAPVAAPAPMAAPAAPAPTMQTTPTDGPLGAGQAFLNPVFPEDVKVMQVRLKELGYYKGSIDQNFGPLTKQALDNFAVKYGFPKGQWSLGVQKALFKGTGL, encoded by the coding sequence ATGCGCAAATATACCGTTCTCATACTTCTGGTATTGTTCAGCCTTGCCCTGACCGCCTGCAAAATGGAAGGTCTAGGTTCGACACCCCCACCACCTCCGCCTAAAAAGGTGCAGACGCCCGAGGTCATTCCCGTCAAACAGGAACAGGCTCCCGATGACATCAAACTGGTCACCTCAGCCTTGATCGAACGCCTCCGCGGCGGCAAGGTCGCGGTTGAAAATGTTACTTTCGATCCAGCAGGACGCCATGCCGTGGGCGAAAAGGCTTTTGACTACGAAGGATTCGATGTCCAGAATGTGGCTGTAACCGGCTACGAAACCACGGTTCTGAATCAGGGAGAAGTCCTGGTCACACTTGAAGGCGTGTTCCTGTTCAAGGACGTCATCAACCGACGTGCAGGTGTTTACTACGCTGCACAGTATGTGGTCACACAAAGAGCCGTGAACATTACCAAATCGGTGGTGCTCGGCATCCCCCCGGACTTCCCGAGAGTTGAAACATTCTTCGTGTCAGAGACAAAATTCAAGGCCGTAGCCTCGTCCCTGACCAGCTACATGGACTACTATCTGTTTGCCATCGAAAACGCTGAACCCATGACATACGGTGAAGACGGTTCCAAGACGGGTACCAAAACCAAATACTTCATCATGACCTTCTGCAAGGACCGATTGTTCCAGGAGTCCTCACTGGACATGAAGGTGACAAGCAGAGCATATGGCGCAGGCACCAAACTCGCCGAAGCTATCTCCATAAACGATTCCGGCTGGCGCATACTCATTGCAGGCGGCGAATTCGCACCAGGCTCTTCCAGGAACAAATTCTACGTGGGTGTCACCTACAAACAAGACCCAACGGGCTATCTCCCGGCTGTGGTGATCGGTGAATTCGCCAACGTCAAGGAAGACCGCAACGAAGCACCTCCCGCACCTGTTACCGCAACACCCGCCACGGCTCCGGCTCCTGTTGCAGCTCCAGCTCCTGTTGCAGCTCCAGCTCCTGTTGCAGCTCCAGCTCCTGTCGCGGCTCCGGCCCCGGTTGCAGCGCCAGCGCCCATGGCTGCCCCTGCAGCACCGGCCCCGACAATGCAGACAACACCAACCGACGGCCCATTGGGTGCTGGACAGGCTTTCCTGAACCCAGTCTTTCCTGAAGACGTCAAGGTCATGCAGGTTCGCCTCAAGGAACTCGGCTATTACAAGGGTTCGATCGACCAGAACTTTGGCCCGCTGACCAAACAGGCTTTGGACAACTTCGCCGTAAAATACGGCTTCCCCAAAGGGCAATGGAGCCTTGGGGTCCAGAAAGCTCTGTTTAAGGGAACCGGATTATAG
- a CDS encoding peptidoglycan-binding protein, with protein sequence MNHLRLLIFLLIILSTTSSALAQQNTQWPPDALDVSYTIAAKLSGERGLSTISFAPGTEDYLNAAASGEYNTFTRSAVTPVFYENYGTGNNYAAEVSGAIHLFDENNRLATMQYLAQYTVNRKRIHITQSLAAMSSPADLALETYMVPLNQFKSNVPADKRGDWATVYQFAKANGYNPQTDDDRNQLYLIMTFVMNRLPEDAIFEVVVSNRKKATRTLDNLAKEQESYLNYDGWRVHMFAANVSPTSMRERFFNNYFYTPGSGMPEALRTRTHVARYSSKPLATGPNAPIQAKAGDHATPQSQAAAPAPIRTTQPQQAYASPQKPVQNYSPATTPQTGTGDGPYGRGTAFLNPVFPEDVKAMQLRLRDLGYYKGQIDQNWGPMTRQALDNFAVKYGFPKGQWSLGLQKALFRGTGL encoded by the coding sequence ATGAACCATCTCAGATTGCTCATCTTCCTTCTGATTATCCTGAGCACAACGTCCTCTGCTCTGGCCCAACAGAATACACAATGGCCGCCAGACGCACTGGACGTGTCGTACACCATTGCCGCCAAACTCTCTGGAGAGCGGGGACTGAGCACCATATCGTTCGCCCCCGGCACCGAGGACTACTTAAACGCCGCAGCCAGTGGCGAATACAACACCTTTACGCGTAGTGCCGTCACCCCTGTTTTTTATGAGAACTACGGCACCGGCAACAATTATGCAGCTGAGGTCAGCGGAGCCATCCACTTGTTCGATGAGAACAACAGGCTCGCAACCATGCAGTATCTGGCCCAGTACACGGTAAACAGGAAAAGAATACACATCACCCAATCACTTGCCGCCATGAGCTCACCGGCTGATCTGGCCCTGGAAACCTATATGGTCCCATTGAATCAGTTCAAGTCCAACGTTCCGGCAGACAAGCGCGGGGACTGGGCGACTGTATACCAATTTGCCAAAGCCAATGGATATAACCCCCAAACGGACGACGACAGAAATCAACTGTATCTGATCATGACCTTTGTCATGAACAGACTCCCCGAAGACGCCATATTTGAAGTTGTCGTGAGCAACCGAAAAAAAGCCACTCGAACCTTGGACAATCTTGCCAAGGAACAGGAGTCTTATCTGAATTACGATGGTTGGCGTGTGCATATGTTTGCTGCCAATGTCAGTCCTACCAGCATGCGTGAACGATTCTTCAACAACTACTTTTACACACCAGGTTCCGGCATGCCCGAGGCTCTCCGCACAAGAACGCATGTTGCCAGATATTCCTCGAAGCCACTGGCAACCGGCCCGAACGCGCCCATACAGGCCAAAGCCGGAGACCATGCCACCCCGCAAAGCCAAGCAGCGGCACCTGCTCCCATTCGTACAACACAGCCCCAACAGGCATACGCATCACCCCAAAAACCTGTCCAGAATTATTCCCCTGCGACAACACCACAAACCGGAACCGGCGATGGCCCTTACGGACGCGGCACTGCCTTCCTGAATCCGGTCTTTCCCGAAGACGTCAAAGCCATGCAGCTTCGCTTGCGTGACCTTGGCTACTATAAGGGGCAAATCGACCAGAACTGGGGACCAATGACCAGACAGGCGTTGGACAATTTCGCTGTCAAATACGGCTTCCCCAAAGGTCAATGGAGCCTTGGCCTGCAAAAAGCCCTGTTCAGGGGAACAGGGCTGTAA